The Ictalurus furcatus strain D&B chromosome 12, Billie_1.0, whole genome shotgun sequence nucleotide sequence caaggaaaagtacagtttagtactcTTTATTATGAGGCTGTTGgaagaaaaaatgtgtttttttaaataaaataaaagtctaaaaaagaaacagctatTTTGGAAACTTGGTTTAAATCTTATTAAACAAAGAACATAACTGAAGAGGAATGTCAAGAATTCTAAATTGTTGGTACTCAAGAAAGGAGGAATTTTTTCCAAAATAATCCCAACTCATAGTTTTGAGATTTGGCATTGGATTTCCTTCACTCAGCACACTAGATTTATGTCATGAGTTTATGTCCTTATCAATCCCTTCATGAGGTGAATAAAGCTGGAAGGAAAAGTCTACAGTATCTCTAAGCACCTGGGCGATGTGACTGCGTTCATTTCATAAATAGGAATTTCATGTTTCGACAAggggtgggggtgtggggggaGTAAAGGGAGAGCGAAATTCCCAGCCGCCTCTTTAGCTCGCCATGCCGTGATGGGATAATTGCGCTAATCCGACAAGAGAGGTCATAGAGTCAGTGCCGTGGGACCCCTGAATTATGTCGATCCACGATTCTGTGTTTACCCGACGTGTGCCCCGTCCTGCTCCTGAATGTATTAGCCAGCTTTGCTTTGTTGAGCGCAGACTCGAGAGCCTCTTTTGCTTTTGATGAAACTGTGCTCTGTCAAGTTATAAGTTCTTACTAATTGGTGTTGTCTTTCTGTAGCGTACGGTGCAGAAAAACGCCAAATATGTGTGTCTGGCGAACAAAAACTGCCCTGTCGATAAGCGGCGGAGGAACCGGTGCCAGTACTGCCGCTTTCAGAAGTGCCTCGTTGTCGGGATGGTAAAAGAAGGTACAGCCGACATTCTTGATAGCATCCTCTCGTCATGTGTGTGCGATAAATAAAATCCTGGTTTTAGCCTCATgagggttttttgggggggatctCATTTATAGTCGTAAGAACGGACAGTTTAAAAGGTCGACGAGGTCGTCTCCCATCCAAACCCAAAGGCCCCCAGGACATCCCCGCCTCCTTATCACCTGCCAATCTGCTGAGCGCTCTGGTGAGGGCCCACATGGACTCCAACCCCTCCGCAGGCCGCCTGGATTACTCCAAAGTGAGTCACTAAGCTAATGATAAGAAAAAGTAAATGCATTGTTTGTTGATTTGGCAAGAATCAAATTTACAGAATGACAGAATGATTTTCTGTCCAGTTTCAGCCCAACCCGGACTACCACAGCGCCGGAGACGAGACCCTTCACATCCAGCAGTTTTACGACCTCCTAATGGGCTCCATGAGCATCATCCGTGGCTGGGCGGAGAAAATGCCTGGTTTCACCGAGCTCCCAAAATGCGACCAGGAGCTGCTGTTTGATTCCGCGTTCCTGGAGCTTTTCGTCTTGCGCTTGGCGTACAGGTGACATTTATATTGCAAATATTGCGTTTAAGATCTTTGCTCTTCTCTCTGACCTCTTTACAGTCGTCTGTCAATCACAAACTCAAGCTAATCCCGTACGATGCTTCTCACGTGCAATTTTTCCATCCagatccaacctgatggaggaCAAGCTTGTTTTCTGCAGCGGCGTCGTCTTGCACAGACTGCAGTGCATGCGAGCGTTCGGAGAGTGGATCGACTCGATCGCAGAATTCTCCTCAAGCCTCCAGAGCATGCGCATTGACATCCCGGTGTTCTCCTGCATGGCTGCTCTCACCATAATCACAGGTGACTTGAAGGAATTCACACCACACAACCGTTTCTCCCTTTTCTCCCTCCTTTTCTCATTATGTCACAttaaagctctctctctctctctctctctctctctttaaaaaaaattctacagaGAGGCATGGCCTCAAGGAGCCCAAAAAGATGGAGGAGCTTCAGAGCAAGATTTTAACTTGCCTGAAGGATCACGTGGCCTGCAGTGGCCATCTTTCGAAACTGCTGGCCAAGTTGCCCGAGCTACGCACGCTGTGCACACAAGGACTTCAGCGTATCTTTTACCTGAAGCTCGAAGACTTGGTTCCGACGCCCGCCATCATCGAGAAGCTCTTTCGTGACACGTTACCGTTCTGAACACATGGAACTTTATCAGAGTTTTATACAATATTACTCAAGCAGAGGAGATTTTCTTCCACTCTCCTTGGACTAAAAGCATCTACGAAGTCTGCAGCACAACAGCACAAGAGCTATAAGCAGATCTAAGgagtagcctttttttttttggttatttttttgttctagTTTTGGAAAGGAAATCATACGAGCttgttaatcatttatttacccCTTAAACTTCCAAACGTCTTCTTCATAACTCCATACCTGCATACCTTTCACTATCACATAATAATATTCtttataactgaataataagcttgGATTTGGGAATTTAAGGGGTTATTAATTAAAAACCAATCAATAATACAATAATGCAGATGAAAAATATTTAAGCTATCGTTATGCATCTATGCAtttatagaaagagagagagagagagagagagagagagcacaggaCGAAACAGGTTTTGTTTTGGATTACACAGCATATTTGACTAATTTATCACAACAAAATAGTTATAAAAAGTGAATTATGACAGgaatggagaaaaaagaaaaacagagtcatattttttaatttagagATCACAGAAACTTTGAGTTAAGATCCTTctgactatacacacacacagtggagtcATCACTACCTATACCTACATTTATTTGGCAAATAAACTGTTACATATTAGTTTATTGctttttgattcttttgttgTGGTGCGAAACCTGGTGTTATTGCCGCGGTAATGTGACCACGTGATGATACTGTATGAACGCAGATTTTGCGCCGCCCAATTTAAAGTCTTTATGCCATTTCACTCATTTAAAAGGCCATACTCACAGCCTGAATACGATAAAACACTTTACTTTCCTTCTCTGGAAAAGATATTGCTTTATCTCTCAAAAGCTCcgatttaaattaaataaaacagcgCGTCTAATGAAAGGCGGGTTTGCGTCGTTTGCGTTTCCGCcttcaaacaaaaagaaagaaaaagaaaagaaatcagaaagaaagacagaatacACTTACACCGATTATTCCTTTAAATAATCTACctaggtttttatttgttattgttgtgtttatgaTTTAACAGTGTATAAAGCTTTGTCATTTCTACCGCATCACCTTTTTTACGCATGGACATGATGAGCTCTTAAACcacttttcatttcatattgaaataattttttaataatattttacttttcagtttATCATTAACATCATAGCAACggggttatttttttgtttgtttattgttttttaaggATGTCATTTCTGCACCTCTGCATTGTGTATATCTTATATAAAGGAAGCCGGTATGAATACCAATCTCTCGTGCTTTGCTAAATAAACTTgtgaattaataaatatgacttttattttcttatatataggcctatatctatttaaaaaaaaaaaaaaaacccaaacaaaccaaaatctCACGCTATTTTCTGTCAGAAGATTTGCGCAAAATGAACAAGTCGCTTTAACTTCTGTAGCCAATATTCGGCTCCTTTAGGCTAAATATCttatataaatatctataaTTAAAAATGTCTACATTTCATATCTCCAGCTCTATGAGCCCCACTGTTTAGGGCTAAACATTTGCTTTGTCTGAACTCATTTGATTAACTTATATAGACAGgctaatgaaattaaaattaataaacacaaaatcaaatttaataaaaaataaaatcaaattggaAATTATTATGTGGGAGAAAGgattaatctttttatttaaaatctctGGCTATATGAATGACAGTTTTAGGACTgcacttatatttatttatttgtttgtttgtttgtttgtttatttatttattgataatgCTACATACAGGATAATGAACTCGAAATGTCTGAAACATGAAATAGACAAATAAGtcaaaataaaggaataaaaaatttttattttattttatctaactATTTATTACTCAGACTTGTTAGACTtgaaagaatttatttatttataataatatctcCAGATCTATGAACCTCATTTTTAGGGCTAcacttttcttttatatatttttttttatacactagGAATGCTACCTCTAATAAAGAATTGTCACAGCATGgaataaacatattaatattagtatgaataaatgaaatgaataaaacaaaaaatatttcaaaaactcCACACTTTCTGTTCCCCCTACATTCCATTACATTAAAAGCAAAAATCTATAAAGTCTTATAGAAGAAAATTTCTATCATTTCGGAAATTCTAAAGTTTAAAATCAAATTCCTTTCGATCAAACGTTCAATTTGTGTCAAGGTCAAAACTTTCAAGGTCAATATTTTCCCTCACCGCTGCTGCACTTTAACTACACAgaggtgtgttttattttagacatATGATAAAGTGATGTTGATCCTGAtgcagaatgcagcagcaaacacacacacacacacacacacacacacacacacacttagttaCAGGCTACAGCCACAATAGCTCCACGAGAGCGGCTGTGAAAGTGCAGCTTGCTCTTTTTAAAAGGTCAGGGTGCACAGCGAGCCTGTtactgaacagctgaaacaacAAAACACGCTCGGgctgctggatgtgtgtgtgtgtgtgtgtgtgtattagagaaGCATCAAATTAGAGGTCAGGACCCTGCgcaaacaccaccacacacctccacacctaCAGTGGCGTAATGACACACTGCTGTACGTCTCAGGTGAAGGAtgctaaaagagagagagaaaaatcaccctctctctgtctctttcctggagtgtgacagacagagagagacacagatcaGATCAGAGCTCTGTAACTACATTattctcaaataaataaatgcagacgTCCTTTTCTGTAAGATTTGATTTCACAGGTAAAAAATCACAGCCTACATATAAACGTATTCAttacaggataaaaaaaaatcaatactttGGTCTTTGCATTGTGAGTTTATGacattatatctatatattcatcaacagaaaaaaattattacgcTGATAAGGTcaggcatctctctctctctctctctctctctctctctctctctctctctgtgtgtctctctgtctctctttctctgtctctctctgtctctctttctgtcagtctccctttgtctctctctctctgtttctctctgtctgtctgtctctctctgtctctctctctgtctctgtctgtctgtctgtctgtctctctctgtctctctgtctgtcagtctgtctctctctgtctctctgtctctctctctgtctgtctctctgtctgtctgtctgtctgtatctctctctgtctgtctctctctttctctctatctgtctctctctgttgctctgtctgtctgtctgtctctctctatctctctgtctgtctgtctgtctatctctgtctctctgtctctctctcgctctctgtctctctgtctctgtctctctctctcaggtgtcaGTACTCTATCCGTGTATGTGACATCTCCTCCTCCACGCTTTGGGAATTATGAAATATTGATTTATCTTCAGGAAGAAGGCTTTATAAAAAATGATCACATCTGCGTGTGGGATTAATGCGGCGGTGGATCGATGTGCTTCCTGTTCCTCTGCGCTTTCGGCTGTCAGCGGCGCTGAAATGCAAAAATCAGGAGATCGATATTATCTGAGATGTGtcacatttattataattatgaaGGTGAAGGAGTGGAGGAGGAGCAGCTCTGTGCGAGTCGGGATGGGGAACGGGTCTGCAGGTCGTTCTcaggaatgtgtgtgcacatgcatgtgtttgtgtgtgggggggcagtgtgtgtggggggggcaatgtgtgtgtgtgtgagtgtgtgtggcaatgtgtgtgtgtgtgtatgtgtgtgagtgtgagtgtgtgtgtgtgagtgtgtgtgtgtgtgtgtgtgtgtgtgtgtgtaaataataatagcaataatgtCTCTTTCATATGCgaatttttctaaaataaattatattactctacaattatgcaaatgaggctacatataattaaatatatgcaGATGTGAATACTTAATACATCCAAAATTCTAGTTTTGTATGACTTTAGAACAATTATGGAAGGAAACACAAGTGTTGTTATAACAACTATTTTGAAATACAAGATAAATCCaacaacatacatttatttatttatgcaaattagccaACATCTAATGAAATAGGCATTATGCATACATTTGCGTACTTAATGAAACTGGaatatcattattttattgttcaaTCAAAGTgataaacaaaaagaacaagcaaacagtaaaaaatgaataaatgcattaaatcatttaaaaacatatttagagaacctttttctttaaaaaaaaaaaaacaacaacccacaaATACAATGTGATTTCTTGTtttataaggtttataaaggAAGCTGAAGTGTATATCATAATGACACGTGTGTTAAAATATACATCACGAAATGAGTTTTTTAGGGATATATGACATAATTGTAGAGAATCCTTCATGATaactgacataaacctacataaacatttataaaggcttGTTCCATCAGGTATCAAGTGTCATTACTAACCACGTATAAATTGTGATGTCAAAGTTGACATAACAGCTTTTGTAGCATGAAGGATGTGTTATAAGGCTTTTGGTAACACGTGCTATGAAGGCCATATTCATAATGCCCCATGAATGCATTCCTAACAGggtataatgcattcataaggctgctataaatatttattcaaatgcATTTATAACAATGCTTATTAAGCATTATGAATTGATGACATACTGCACTATACATAGTTTTTATTAGACATTATATCGCCAATGCCTCAGAAATTTAGTCCCAGTGTGCTTTGTAAATGACACCTTTCCAATTAGCCTCCTATGTCAAGCTATGTCACATTACGACTGTTATGTTTGTAACATCATATCAACTGAATTTTCATAAGTCATTCATGTAATAGTCTTAATGTGACATAGCTTGATATAATTGAAAACAAGCTCTGCAGCATCTCCCGTACTCAACACCAGGTGGAGATC carries:
- the nr4a2b gene encoding nuclear receptor subfamily 4 group A member 2b produces the protein MPCVQTQYGTSPPGASPACQSYSYSEYSCDFLTPEFVKFSMDLTNAELAAASSSLPSFSTFSDSAGGAASYDAKPPCLYQLPHCAESLSVKSEDGTAAHANYAHHQQQQQHAQHAEDPAVASAAAAAAASYYKPCHSSFAPAWDDASPLHGFHPSYLMEQQRKSAVTRFFSLKPSASSAHVSACHMRFDGAAQHGFAPLRKQQLQQQQHAQQHHSLGFAHHSLHISHGRMLMESPVASSSSSSCSPTATRGPAHGDGLCAVCGDNAACQHYGVRTCEGCKGFFKRTVQKNAKYVCLANKNCPVDKRRRNRCQYCRFQKCLVVGMVKEVVRTDSLKGRRGRLPSKPKGPQDIPASLSPANLLSALVRAHMDSNPSAGRLDYSKFQPNPDYHSAGDETLHIQQFYDLLMGSMSIIRGWAEKMPGFTELPKCDQELLFDSAFLELFVLRLAYRSNLMEDKLVFCSGVVLHRLQCMRAFGEWIDSIAEFSSSLQSMRIDIPVFSCMAALTIITERHGLKEPKKMEELQSKILTCLKDHVACSGHLSKLLAKLPELRTLCTQGLQRIFYLKLEDLVPTPAIIEKLFRDTLPF